A stretch of DNA from Anaeromyxobacter sp.:
CTGGTGGAGCCCACCGAGGCCACCACCGAGTAGGTGCCGGGGGCGAGGTCGACGAAGCGGAAGTCCCCAGCGACGTCCGAGGTGGTGGACAGGGGTCCGCTGGGTCCGGTGAGGTCCACCTGGAGGCCGGCGCGAGGCGGCTGGCCGGTCAACTCCACTCGCCCGGAAACGCTGCCCCCCGGTACCGGCGCGGGCGAGTGCCCCGGCGTACAGGCGGCCAGCGCCAGGGCCACGACGGCCGCCCCCATGAGGGGACGAGCCACCTGGCTCCAGGGAGGACCCTCGGTACGATTCATACGGTGAGTCTAGCACCTCGCGGGGCGAGTCCCACCGGGGTGGTCCTGGGCGGAAGAGGCGCGTGAAGCAGCCGCGGCGATACCCGCCGCGGCCCGGATCGGGTAGACGAGTGGCCATGGCGACCAGCGCGGAGCTGCTGAAGCGGGCGGAGAAGGCCGGGGCGGAGGGCCAGTGGATCGACGCGGCCACCCTCTTCGAGCGCGGCGGCGACCTGGAGCGGGCCATCGCCGCCTACACCAAGGGCGGCGGGGTGGACCGGGCCGCCTGGCTGCTGGAGCAGACCGGGCGGGGACCGCAGGCGGCGGCGCTCCTCTCCTCCTGCGGCCAGCACCTCAAGGCGGCCGCCCTCCACGAGAAGGCCAAGGACTACCGTCGCGCCGCCGCCGCCCTCATGCGGGCCAACGAGCGCGAGCGGGCCGCCGCCGTCTACGAGCGGGGCGAGGCCTGGGAGGACGCCGCCAAGATCTACGCCTCCTTGGGCAACCACGGCCGCGCCATCCAGCTGTACGAGCTGGCCGGGCTGGCCGACAAGGTGGTGGAGCTGCGCGCCGCCCACGCCGGGGCCGAGGCGGCCGCGGCCGAGGAGGTGCTGGAGCTGGATCCCTCCATGGAGATCGCGGCCGACCAGTACCTCGACTCCGGCACCCTGACCGACTCGATGGTGGCGCTGCTCAGGCGCGGCCGGGTGGACGACGCGGCGCGGCTCTACGGCAACTGCCAGGAGGACCTGGGCTACGGGGTGCTGGCGGCGGTGGCGGGCGACCGCGAGGTGGAGCTCAAGGCCGCCGAGATGTTCGTGGCGGCCAAGGACTACGCCAAGGCCGGCCAGGTCTTCGAGAACCTGGAGCGCTGGGCCGACGCCGGCGCCATGTTCGAGCGGGCCGACGACGCCTACATGGCGGCCGAGATGTACGTGCGGGCCGGCGACCGGCTCAAGGCCGCCGAGATGTTCGAGAAGAACTCCAGCTGGCAGCAGGCGGCCGAGCTCTACCTGGCGGCGGAGGCCTGGGACAAGGCGGCCGTCAACTTCGAGCGGTCGGTCAACCACTTCGTGGCCGGCAAGCTCTACTTCCGCATGAAGCGGATGGACAAGTCGCTGCAGCTCCTCCAGAAGGTGCAGAAGTCGGAGCAGCAGTACTTCGAGGCCTGCCGGCTCATCGGCGAGATCCTGGCCACCCACGGCCACCTCGACCTGGCCATCCGCAAGTACCTGGAGGTCTGCCAGGCGGCCGAGCTGGGGAAGGAGACGGCCGCGGTCTTCTACAACCTGGGCCGGGCGCTGGAGCAGCGCGGCAACGTCCAGCAGGCTGCCCAGATCTACAGGCGGCTGCTCACCTTCGACTTCTCCTTCCTGGACGTTGGCGCCCGCCTCAAGGCGCTGCAGGCGGCGCCCCCGCCGGCCGCGGCCCCGCCGCTGCCCACCACCCCGCC
This window harbors:
- a CDS encoding Crp/Fnr family transcriptional regulator, with the translated sequence MATSAELLKRAEKAGAEGQWIDAATLFERGGDLERAIAAYTKGGGVDRAAWLLEQTGRGPQAAALLSSCGQHLKAAALHEKAKDYRRAAAALMRANERERAAAVYERGEAWEDAAKIYASLGNHGRAIQLYELAGLADKVVELRAAHAGAEAAAAEEVLELDPSMEIAADQYLDSGTLTDSMVALLRRGRVDDAARLYGNCQEDLGYGVLAAVAGDREVELKAAEMFVAAKDYAKAGQVFENLERWADAGAMFERADDAYMAAEMYVRAGDRLKAAEMFEKNSSWQQAAELYLAAEAWDKAAVNFERSVNHFVAGKLYFRMKRMDKSLQLLQKVQKSEQQYFEACRLIGEILATHGHLDLAIRKYLEVCQAAELGKETAAVFYNLGRALEQRGNVQQAAQIYRRLLTFDFSFLDVGARLKALQAAPPPAAAPPLPTTPPPGASPAAPSLAAGAGQPGAPARAPGRATQLVMMMDGFDFLKGTPLFKELALDEMKAVYQACEIRRFKAGEVLIEQDQPGAALFVLRKGTARVLRRSAREEAMARMGPGSPAGEMALVDDAPTSARVVAEVDVEAFCITRERFQKLLALNDRMAVKLHRFFVATLARRLRSTSERLAGKA